Proteins co-encoded in one Novipirellula artificiosorum genomic window:
- the hpt gene encoding hypoxanthine phosphoribosyltransferase, with protein MRVLLDETQLTTGVHGLADEIDRYYGNQRHLTVIAVMTGSLVLFADLIRRLSMPQRVGVVQASSYRGGTTSGQLHVDAKMMIDVSGRDVLLVDDIFDTGKTLDRLRSMMIEFGANSVKTAVLLHKQRDHAVELRPDFVAFEIPDEFVVGYGLDYLDMYRNLPYLAVLEPAEIEATASEQQP; from the coding sequence ATGCGTGTTCTGCTCGACGAGACTCAATTGACCACGGGGGTCCATGGGCTCGCCGATGAAATTGACCGATACTATGGAAACCAGCGGCATTTGACGGTCATTGCTGTGATGACGGGCAGTTTGGTCTTGTTTGCGGATCTGATTCGCCGGCTATCGATGCCTCAACGGGTCGGCGTGGTGCAAGCGTCCAGCTATCGTGGCGGTACCACGTCGGGACAGCTGCATGTTGACGCGAAAATGATGATCGATGTCAGTGGACGCGATGTGTTGTTGGTGGATGATATTTTTGATACCGGCAAGACACTCGATCGGCTTCGCTCGATGATGATTGAATTTGGAGCAAACAGCGTGAAAACGGCGGTGTTGCTTCACAAGCAGCGTGACCACGCCGTGGAGCTGCGGCCCGACTTCGTGGCATTTGAGATCCCTGATGAGTTTGTGGTCGGCTATGGGCTTGATTACTTAGACATGTACCGCAATCTTCCCTACTTAGCCGTACTCGAGCCGGCTGAAATTGAAGCGACCGCGTCGGAACAACAACCGTGA